The nucleotide window TGACCGCGGCCCGGACCCACGGCATTCCCGCCGCTCTCGCCGCCGACGACATCAAGTGCGGGGCCGACAAGGCGTATCAGGGCGCGGGCCCTGCTGTCCGCGTCCCGTTCCGGGGCAAGAACCTGCGCGGCTGGCGTCGCCGTCACAACCGCGATCACGCCAAGATCCGCAGCATCGGCGAACGCGCCATGGCCACCCTCAAATGCTGGCGGCTCCTGAGGAAGCTCCGTTGCAGTACCACCCGGATCACCGCCGTCGTCCGTGCCGTCGTCGCCCTCGAACTCGCAACCTGATCAGGATGGAAAAGGCTCAAGGAACCGCATCCTTCGTCGCCATGAATGAGGTGATGCAATGCACAAGTGCAGGTGCAGGTGCAGGTGCAGGTGCAGGTGCAGGTGCAGGTGCAGGTGCAGGTGCAGTCTGACATTAGCGACGCAAAAGAGTCACCGGAAATGACTCCGCGGCTTCGATATGCCTGCCTGTGTCGGCTACTCGGCCCGCTCGGCGTCTGGATGATGGCCCAACCTTCAGCCTGCGAACGGGGCCCGGCTGAGGGATGCAATACTGCTCCGCACTATCCTGCATATGCGCATGCCCAGGAACAGCGAAGTGTGCGGGCAACCGTGCCACGGGGTTCGAGCGGACTCGTCAGCACTGTTTGTCGACCCCGCCAGAACACATCGACCAAACCCCTGCTCGGTAGGGTCGGCGGCTTTCCATCGCAGATTCCGTCGCCACGAGTTAGGGCAGGAAAGGATGTGAGGGCGACTCCACATGTGAGACGATCTGCACGCTGCCGGATAGGCGGCATACGTTCGACTCCTCGCCGTGCGGGCCGCAGGAGAGATGCTCCCGGCGAGTTACGCGAGAGCTTTGCTGCGCTCTCGAGAGCAAGCATGAGAATGAGACCATCAATCTTAACCTGATAAAGCTGCCTCCCCGAAGGGAAGACACGAATTTTCATTCCGCTGGAAGCGTTCCACCTCTCAGACCTCAACGTCAGTCGACACTTCGATCAGGGAATCGTCGACTCATGTGGCATACCAAACCTGCGGCTCGTGCACTGACAACACCCGCGTCATCGTCGCACGAGCGCGGGCGGGAAAGGCAGCAAATTCTGTGGAGCGCCGGCTCAAGCCACGATGCCCCTGCTCCACTGGCAAGCCTGATGCCGTGTGGCCGGTCACGGCAACGTGACCGGCCACACGGCCAACGGCGAGGCCTCGCACGAGGAGCCATAAGGCCGCCGCCGCTTAGCAAGCCGGACCGCTTCGTAGGCGTCCACACATCCCCGGCGCGCGGGATAGTGTCGGAGAAAATATTTTAGGTGTTGGTTCCGTCAGCCCTGAAGCGGAATCCGGCCGTGTTGCACTTGGAGTACAGGCCCGTGTCGCCGTCATAGAGGCATGCCTGAGCGTAAATCTCGCTCGACTCGATGTAGTCCTTGTTGCAGACGGCCCATGAGGGAGCGCCATTACTGCTGATGCACACTCCCTGACGGATGAGCTGGCCGCCGCTGTAATTCCACCACTTGACCGCGACCGACTTACCATCAATCAAACCGTCGAGGAGCCACCATTTATCGCCGTCCGACTGGAAGGCGACCATTGCGTTGTTGTAGCTTCCGACGGTGCTCTGGTTCCACCAACCCGGCGATTCCCAGGAGGGGCTGACGGACTGCTTGACGGCGTGGTTCGTCTCGTACGTAATCGCCGCCGCCGGTGAGGCCGTTGCGATACCTACAGTACATATGGCAGCAATGGTACCCGCGGCCTTTATTGCGGAACGAAGCTTCATCTAGGATCTGCCTTCCTGTTGGTGAGTTTGCCACTCTTCGCCAATATCACGCATGACAAAGACGCAGAGTCCACGGAGAGGATATGGAGACCGAGAGCAATGCAACCCCCGTCTCCCCAAACTCATCCGAAACCACAGTCGGCGCATCGCGCTCGCGCTCTTACCTACTGGTGCGGACACGACAACCATGGCGCTGCGGCCCCTGTTTGTCCATCGCTTTGAGGGAACCTTGAGGTTTGAGGGGTCTTCGAATTTAGTGGGGGTGTGACGATGACGACCTGATGGCTGGTCACCGTCTGTAATGGTCCTGCAGTGTGGGCGCCCCGGACGCAAGAAGCCCGCAGGCCTTCGTGATCATGGTTGTTCTCTACGCAACCGATCATGAAAACCCACGGGCTTGAGCACTCACGATACCGAGATCAACAGCGACGCGACACGACTGCCGGGGCTGGAGGGGGTGAGTGTGATCAAGGTCAAGGACGACGGAGCGGGTGGACCGACGGTGTACGTCGTGACGAGCGAAGAGTCCGCGAGGGCCTGCCCCTCGTGCGGGGTTTTCGCCACCCGGCTGAAGGACTACCGCACCACCGCCCCGAGACATATGTCCTGTGGCGGGCGTCCGGTGAGTATCCGCTGGCGCAAGGCACGCTGGCACGCACCGAAGTAGCCTGCGCGCGCGGCTCGTTCACCGAATCGATACGTCAGGTGCCAGCGCGGATGCGCACCACCAAGGCCCTGCGCCGGGCGGCGGGGGCCGCGGTCTGCGACGGCTCTCGCACCGTGGTGCAGGCCGGCCGCGACCTGCACCTGTCCTGGCCGATCGTGCAGCGCTGCTTCGAGGACTACGCCGCGAAGGCCCTGCCCGAACAGCCGCCCGCGACCGAAGCGATCGGGATCGACGAGACCCGGCGGGGCAAGCCGGTGTGGAAACAGAACCCGGACACCGACAAGTGGGAGCTTGTCGCGGACGCCTGGCACATCGGCTTCGTCGACGCCATCGGCGGACGCGGTCTGTTCGGGCAGGTCGAGGGCCGCAACGCGACACCCGTCACCGACTGGCTGATGGCCCAGCCCGCCGCCTGGCGCGCGCAGGTCCGCTACGTCGCCATCGACCTGTGCTCCACCTTCCGCGCCGCGATCCACCGCGCCCTGCCGCACGCGGCCGTGGTCGTCGACTGCTTCCACATCGTCCAGCTCGCCCAGCGCCACCTCGCCGACCTGCGTCCACGCCTCACCTGGAAGCAGCACGGCCGCCGGTCCCGCAAGGGCGACGGCATCTACACCGTCCGCAAACTCCTGCGCCGCAACAAAGAGGACCTCGGCCAGGACCAACTCGCCGTCCTCAAGAGCGAGCTGGAGTGCATGGGCACCTACGGCCGACAGATCCACGCGGCCTGGCAGGCCAAGGAACTCCTGCGCGACCTGCTGTCCCTCGCCGTCACCCGGACGCACGTCTGCCCTGACCACTCCGCGATCTCCGGCCGCCCGCTACCGCTTCCACGCCCATATCGCCGACCATGCCCACCTCCCCGAACTCCTCGTACTGGCCGAGACCGTCGAGCAGTGGTGGAACGGCATCGAGACCTACCTGACCACCGGGATCACCAACGCCGCCTCCGAAGGCAACAACCGCCTCATCAAGCTGGAGGCCCGCAACGCCTTCGGCTTCCGCAACCGAGCGAACCAACGCCTCCGCTCACGCTGCGCGACCACCCGCCGGAGCCGGCGAGAGGAACACCCCCCTAAATTCGAAGACCCGGTTTGAGTAGTGGCGTATCCACTCAGCGAGAGCGGAGGTGGGGCGTCCATTCAGCTGCTCCCACATGGGTGTCTACGTCGCACTCGGCCCTGAAAAAAGGATCCCCGCGCTCGACCCAGGTCACTTTCGCGCCTGCGCACAAAAAAGCAAAAAACCCGAGTCACCGCTTGCGCGGTGACTCGGGTTTTTTGCCAGTAAACTTCGCCTTCAGATCGCTCGACCAACTCTGGCCAGCGTCAGCTGTTCTTGGCGCGCGAGGCGGTGCGGCCGCGCTGCTTCTGGTCCAGGACGACCTTGCGGATACGGACCGTCTCCGGGGTCACCTCGATGCACTCGTCATCGCGGCAGAACTCGAGGGACTGCTCCAGGGAGAGCTTGCGCGCGGGCACCACGTTCTCCGTGGTGTCCGCGGAAGCCGCACGCATGTTGGTGAGCTTCTTCTCCTTGGTGATGTTCACGTCCATGTCGTCGGCGCGCGAGTTCTCGCCGATGATCATGCCCTCGTAGACCTCCGTGGTGGCCTCGGTGAAGATGACACCGCGCTCCTGGAGGTTGACCATCGCGAACGGCGTCACGACACCCGCGCGGTCCGCGACGAGCGAACCGTTGTGACGGGTACGCAGCTCGCCGAACCACGGCTCGTGGCCCTCGAACAGGGAGTGCGCGATACCCGTACCGCGGGTCTGGGTCAGGAACTCCGTACGGAAGCCGATGAGGCCGCGGGACGGGACGATCCACTCCATGCGGACCCAGCCCGAACCGTGGTTCGTCATCGTCTCCATGCGGCCCTTACGGGTCGCCATGAGCTGCGTGATGGCGCCGAGGTGCTCCTCGGGCGAGTCGATGGTCATGCGCTCGATCGGCTCGTACGTCTTGCCTTCGACCTGCTTGGTGACCACCTGCGGCTTGCCGACGGTGAGCTCGAAGCCCTCGCGGCGCATGGTCTCGATGAGGATCGCCAGCGCGAGCTCACCGCGGCCCTGGACCTCCCAGGCGTCGGGGCGCTCGGTGTCCAGGACACGGAGCGAGACGTTACCGACGAGCTCCCGGTCCAGACGGTCCTTGATCTGCCGGGCGGTGACCTTGTGGCCCTTGCCGCCCTTGCCGACGAGCGGCGAGGTGTTCGCACCGATGGTCATCGAGATGGCCGGCTCGTCAACCGTGATCAGCGGCAGCGCGATCGGGTTCTCGGGGTCGGCCAGGGTCTCGCCGATCATGATGTCCGGGATACCCGCGATGGCGCAGATGTCGCCCGGTCCTGCCTTCTCGGCGGGCTTGCGGGTGAGCGCCTCGGTCATCATCAGCTCGGTGATGCGGACGTTGGACATGGTGCCGTCACGCTTGATCCACGCGACGGTCTGGCCCTTGCGCAGCTCGCCCTGCTCGACGCGGCACAGCGCGATACGGCCGAGGAAGTTGTCCGCGTCCAGGTTGGTGACGTGGGCCTGGAGGGGAGCGGCTTCGTCGTACTCCGGGGCCGGAACCGCGGAGAGGATCGTGCTGAAGAACGGCTCCAGGCTGTCGCTGTCCGGCGGGACGGTGCCGTCCTCCGGCTTGGTCAGCGAGGCGACGCCGTCACGGGCGCACGCATAGACGATCGGGAACTCGATCTGGTCCTCGTCGGCGTCCAGGTCCAGGAAGAGGTCGTACGTCTCGTCGATGACCTCGGCGATCCGGGAGTCCGGGCGGTCCGTCTTGTTGATGCAGAGGATGACCGGCAGCCTGGCCGTCAGCGCCTTGCGCAGCACGAACCGCGTCTGCGGGAGCGGGCCCTCGGAGGCATCGACGAGCAGCACGACCGCGTCCACCATCGACAGACCGCGCTCGACCTCGCCGCCGAAGTCGGCGTGGCCCGGGGTGTCGATGATGTTGATGGTGATGACGTCGCCGCCATCCTTCGGGTGGTACTTGACGGCCGTGTTCTTGGCCAGGATCGTGATGCCCTTCTCACGCTCCAGGTCGTTCGAGTCCATCATGCGATCGTCGAGGTGCTCCGCGGCGTGCGCGGCGAAGGCGCCGGCCTGCTTGAGCATGGCGTCGACCAGCGTGGTCTTGCCGTGGTCGACGTGGGCGACGATGGCTACGTTACGGATGTCGTGGCGCGTGGGCATGGGTGGCTTGCGCTTCTCTCGGATCGTGGGATCAGGCGTCTCAGTCGGTCTCGAGTCCTCGTACGCCCGCCGGGCGGACACGCCACGGCTAGTCCAATGGTACGGGCCCGGCGCGTCCGGGGCTTCCCGGCCCGATCCGCGAGACCAGGATTCAGCCGATATTCAGCCGGTATTAAGTCATTACTCGGCTGGTGCACGCCCTGTACGAGGCGCGAAAATTAGTGCTGAGAAACGCAGCAGAACACGAGAAACCGTGGGGAAACGCGGGCGAGCTCGGGAGGAAGCCGCGCTCGCCGGTGGGGGGTGTGGGGAGGGGCGAAGGTCGGCGAAGAACCCGGGTCAGGGCATGAACCACCTTGCCCGCCGGGGGGACCGGCGGGCAAGGGAATTGAGCTGTTTCTGAGCTTCGGACAGCCCTCGGCGCTGACGTGATCTGCTACTTCTTACGGTTCGCGGGGGAACCTGCCGCTTGCGGCTTCTTGAAGCCGATGTCCTGGTAACGGGGGACCGCAAAACCGAAGGCGCCGACGTTGACCAGCTCCTTGTCTGCCGCCACCAGCTGCGGGCGCTGGTAGAGCGGAATCGATCCTGCGGCAGCCCAGATCCGTGCGTCGGCCTGCTTCATCAGATCCCGGGCGGCACCCTCGTCCAGTTCGGAGACCGCCTGGTCGAAGAGCTGGTCGATGTGGTCGGTACCGACCCGGGTGTAGTTCTGCTCCACCAGCAGCGATCCGTCGGTGGCGGGTTCCGGCTTGGCGAAGATCGGACGGCCGTCGGTCGCCGGGTAGGCGGTCGCGGGCCAGGAGTACAGGGCCAGGTCGTAGTCGCCCGACGCGATGTGGTCCTTGAAGTAGCTCTCGTCGGCGACCTTCGTGATCTCCGTACGGATGCCGACCGATTCGAGCATCTCGGCGATCTTGTCGCCGACGCTGCGGAGCGCCTGGGATCCCGGTCCGGACGGGAGAACGAAGCGCAGGGACAGCGGAACGCCGTCCTTCCCCAGGGGGCCCCGGACCGAGGCGGGTGCGGGGGCGGCGGTGCCGGCTGGGGCATACGCACCGTCGGCACCACCGGGCTTCTTCTCCTGCGCGGTGACCTTGTCCTGGTCTGCGACCTTGTCCTGGGCCATGGCCTTGTCCCGCGCGGTGGCCTCGGAGCCGTCGGACGCGGAGTCGGTATCGCCGTTGTCGTCGTCCTTGCCGTCGGCCCCGGTCCCGGCCCCGGCCGGTTCGGCGGCTGCCCTGGCCGCTGTGAACAGGCCGGCCTGGCGCAGCAGGGCGGCGCTCTGGAGGCCCGCTGCCGGCGCGGGGGCGAGGATGTGGGTGGCGGGGCCCTCGTCACGGCGCTCGCCCGGCTTGTCGTCCTGTCCGACGATGTACAAACCGTCGTCGCGGGCGGGCTCGGCGGCGCTGGTCCGGGCGGCGGCGTCGCTCTTCTCGGCCTTCTCGGCCTTCTCGGCCTTCTCAGCCTTCTCGGCCTTCTCAGCCTTGTCGGTCTTGTCGGTCTTCTCGGTCTCACCTTCCTCGTCCGCGCTCTCCGTCGCGGCGTCCTTCTCCGGGGCCTTCTTCTTGTCGGCCTCGCTGCCCGCCTTGGTGTCCTTGGGCTTCTCCACCGCTCCGCCGTGCGTCCAGCCCGCATCGGCCAGCAGCGCCTGCGCCTCCTTGGTGTCCTGGTCACCGAGTGCGCCACTGCCGTCCTTGTAAGCGGGCTGCCCGGTCAGTGCGAGATGGCTGCCGAGCGGCTCCGCGGGCAGCCCGAGCGGCTTCAGGATCGTCTCGGCGAGTTCCTGACGGTCCAGGGCGCGGGCCACCGCACGGCGTACCCGGTCGTCCGCGAGCGGCCCGGACTCGCCGTTCAGCGCCAGCTGCGTGTAGGCGGGCTCCAGGGACTTGCGTACGACGTAGTCGCGCAGCGACTTCTGCTCGGCGGCGTACGAGGCCACGGCCTCCCGGTTCCTCTTGCGGGCGGCCTGGGCGGCCTCCGCCTGGTCCTCGTCGGAGCCGTGGGCCAGCGCCCAGGAGCGCAGCGCGGACGCGGGGGTGAGGGTGGCGCCGGGGCCGTGCGTGAGCGGCTGCCCGTTGCCGCCGCCGTCGCGGGCGGCGAGGGCGATCCGGTGTGCGGTGGCGGCGTCGACGTCCGCAACATCCACCGTTCCTTCGGCCAGCGCCTCGGCGCGGTCCCGTGGCTTGACGACGCGGAAGACGAGCGAATCGAGCTTGGGCTCGTCACCCCACCAGCGGGGGTTGCGTTCCAGGGTGAGCCGTTCCTTGCTGCTGCTCTTGCCCTCGCGGCGCAGCTGAAACGGTCCTGCGGTGACCTTGAGCGTGGTGCGCGCACCGTCGTTGAAGCTGTCCGGGGAGGCGGTCACC belongs to Streptomyces finlayi and includes:
- a CDS encoding transposase family protein; amino-acid sequence: MSTHDTEINSDATRLPGLEGVSVIKVKDDGAGGPTVYVVTSEESARACPSCGVFATRLKDYRTTAPRHMSCGGRPVSIRWRKARWHAPK
- a CDS encoding transposase; the protein is MAETVEQWWNGIETYLTTGITNAASEGNNRLIKLEARNAFGFRNRANQRLRSRCATTRRSRREEHPPKFEDPV
- the typA gene encoding translational GTPase TypA, with the translated sequence MPTRHDIRNVAIVAHVDHGKTTLVDAMLKQAGAFAAHAAEHLDDRMMDSNDLEREKGITILAKNTAVKYHPKDGGDVITINIIDTPGHADFGGEVERGLSMVDAVVLLVDASEGPLPQTRFVLRKALTARLPVILCINKTDRPDSRIAEVIDETYDLFLDLDADEDQIEFPIVYACARDGVASLTKPEDGTVPPDSDSLEPFFSTILSAVPAPEYDEAAPLQAHVTNLDADNFLGRIALCRVEQGELRKGQTVAWIKRDGTMSNVRITELMMTEALTRKPAEKAGPGDICAIAGIPDIMIGETLADPENPIALPLITVDEPAISMTIGANTSPLVGKGGKGHKVTARQIKDRLDRELVGNVSLRVLDTERPDAWEVQGRGELALAILIETMRREGFELTVGKPQVVTKQVEGKTYEPIERMTIDSPEEHLGAITQLMATRKGRMETMTNHGSGWVRMEWIVPSRGLIGFRTEFLTQTRGTGIAHSLFEGHEPWFGELRTRHNGSLVADRAGVVTPFAMVNLQERGVIFTEATTEVYEGMIIGENSRADDMDVNITKEKKLTNMRAASADTTENVVPARKLSLEQSLEFCRDDECIEVTPETVRIRKVVLDQKQRGRTASRAKNS
- a CDS encoding ABC transporter family substrate-binding protein, with amino-acid sequence MSHVGVPRGTARKRRSLALLTTGVLTIPVLAGCSSGSQETFSAPVPQDIAPAARDLVRDGGTVNWAIDAMPSTLNTYQADADSSTARVTGALLPSLFPMDTRGTPRLNPDYLESAKIVEREPKQVVLYKLNQQAVWSNGREIGAPDFVAQWRALSGKDSAYWTARNAGYERVEKIERGSDDLQVRVTFAKPYADWRSLFSPLLPKEVTASPDSFNDGARTTLKVTAGPFQLRREGKSSSKERLTLERNPRWWGDEPKLDSLVFRVVKPRDRAEALAEGTVDVADVDAATAHRIALAARDGGGNGQPLTHGPGATLTPASALRSWALAHGSDEDQAEAAQAARKRNREAVASYAAEQKSLRDYVVRKSLEPAYTQLALNGESGPLADDRVRRAVARALDRQELAETILKPLGLPAEPLGSHLALTGQPAYKDGSGALGDQDTKEAQALLADAGWTHGGAVEKPKDTKAGSEADKKKAPEKDAATESADEEGETEKTDKTDKAEKAEKAEKAEKAEKAEKSDAAARTSAAEPARDDGLYIVGQDDKPGERRDEGPATHILAPAPAAGLQSAALLRQAGLFTAARAAAEPAGAGTGADGKDDDNGDTDSASDGSEATARDKAMAQDKVADQDKVTAQEKKPGGADGAYAPAGTAAPAPASVRGPLGKDGVPLSLRFVLPSGPGSQALRSVGDKIAEMLESVGIRTEITKVADESYFKDHIASGDYDLALYSWPATAYPATDGRPIFAKPEPATDGSLLVEQNYTRVGTDHIDQLFDQAVSELDEGAARDLMKQADARIWAAAGSIPLYQRPQLVAADKELVNVGAFGFAVPRYQDIGFKKPQAAGSPANRKK